A region from the Gemmatimonadota bacterium genome encodes:
- a CDS encoding SUMF1/EgtB/PvdO family nonheme iron enzyme, which yields MSALLLAPCVWGQEIVRDSIPGTLVTIELVRVPAGAVTVAGSRRDVPGFLLGRTEVSWDAYDAFTMSRAPSPRYSPAGADAVAGPSRPYGNPDYGFGHAGYPVISVTRDAAVAFCAWLSTVTGHRYRLPTEAEWQRAADLAGNGTVDGERESAEGRRQTADSTATRVPGSGTRPVASGALTAPGVYHLFGNVAEWVIPDDRALVVRGGSWQDPPAAVGPLARARQGESWNERDPQIPKSSWWLSDGPFVGFRIVREP from the coding sequence GTGTCTGCCTTGCTGCTGGCGCCCTGTGTGTGGGGGCAGGAGATCGTGCGCGACTCCATCCCCGGGACCCTGGTTACCATCGAGCTGGTGCGCGTCCCGGCCGGTGCCGTGACCGTGGCGGGATCGCGCCGCGACGTCCCGGGTTTCCTGCTCGGGCGGACCGAGGTGTCGTGGGACGCCTACGACGCCTTCACGATGAGCCGTGCGCCGTCCCCGAGGTATTCTCCCGCCGGCGCGGATGCGGTGGCGGGGCCGTCGCGGCCGTACGGCAACCCGGACTATGGGTTCGGCCACGCGGGCTACCCCGTCATTTCTGTGACCCGAGATGCCGCGGTGGCGTTCTGCGCGTGGCTCTCGACGGTGACCGGCCATCGGTATCGCCTGCCGACCGAGGCGGAATGGCAGCGTGCGGCGGACCTCGCGGGGAATGGGACGGTAGACGGTGAGCGAGAGTCGGCAGAAGGCAGACGGCAGACGGCAGACTCCACGGCGACTCGCGTGCCCGGATCCGGAACTCGGCCGGTCGCGAGCGGGGCGTTGACCGCACCGGGGGTCTACCACCTGTTTGGGAACGTCGCGGAATGGGTGATCCCTGATGATCGGGCGCTGGTCGTGCGGGGCGGGTCGTGGCAGGATCCTCCTGCGGCCGTGGGACCGTTGGCGCGCGCGCGGCAGGGGGAGAGCTGGAACGAGCGCGATCCACAAATTCCAAAAAGCAGCTGGTGGTTGAGTGATGGGCCCTTTGTCGGCTTTCGCATCGTGCGCGAGCCGTAA
- a CDS encoding FAD:protein FMN transferase — protein MSTALLGFLLLAGPVAPDTTPRAYTFREIHLDVAVRITLWSPNEEHARAAAAAAFREIARLEDIFSDWRPTSELRRLEAGGTGWQATSPELAQLLGKAMQVARASRGAFDPTIGPLTRLWRAARHTGSPPDARMLATARARVGHAHLDVDTLGRRVRLRRAGMQLDLGGIAKGYILQRALDVLRQHGAPQSLVEGGGDLVVGEAPPGKPGWTIATPLADTTMAALAGALANAALATSGPTEQQIVVDGHRESHILDPATGRGTRAPQVATVIGRDAAVADAVATALTVLPPAEGRRLLAMFGLRGALHDPVPASPPR, from the coding sequence ATGTCTACCGCTCTCCTGGGGTTCCTGCTCCTTGCCGGACCGGTGGCCCCGGACACCACCCCGCGGGCCTACACCTTCCGCGAGATCCACCTCGACGTCGCCGTTCGGATCACCCTCTGGTCGCCTAACGAGGAACACGCACGGGCGGCGGCGGCCGCGGCCTTCCGGGAGATCGCGCGCCTCGAGGACATCTTCTCTGATTGGCGTCCGACGAGTGAGTTGCGACGCCTCGAGGCGGGCGGCACGGGGTGGCAAGCCACCTCGCCCGAACTAGCTCAGCTCCTGGGGAAGGCAATGCAAGTCGCACGGGCAAGCCGCGGCGCCTTCGATCCGACCATCGGCCCCCTCACCCGTCTGTGGCGCGCCGCGCGACACACCGGATCGCCGCCGGACGCGCGCATGCTCGCCACGGCGCGCGCGCGCGTGGGACATGCCCACCTCGATGTGGATACGCTCGGCCGGCGCGTGCGACTGCGTCGCGCGGGGATGCAACTCGACCTCGGCGGCATCGCAAAGGGGTACATCCTGCAGCGGGCGCTCGACGTGCTCCGGCAACATGGGGCGCCACAATCACTCGTCGAGGGCGGTGGGGACCTCGTCGTTGGCGAGGCACCGCCAGGAAAGCCGGGATGGACTATCGCGACCCCCCTCGCCGACACGACCATGGCAGCGCTGGCTGGCGCGTTAGCCAATGCCGCGCTGGCCACCTCAGGACCCACCGAGCAACAGATCGTGGTGGACGGCCACCGGGAATCGCACATCCTGGACCCCGCGACTGGACGCGGCACGCGCGCGCCTCAGGTCGCGACCGTCATTGGGAGGGACGCCGCAGTGGCGGACGCGGTCGCCACCGCCCTCACCGTCCTGCCCCCCGCGGAGGGTCGGCGACTGCTCGCAATGTTCGGCCTTCGTGGCGCCCTGCACGACCCGGTGCCGGCGTCCCCGCCCCGGTAA